The Astatotilapia calliptera chromosome 2, fAstCal1.2, whole genome shotgun sequence genome includes a window with the following:
- the LOC113009216 gene encoding signal-regulatory protein beta-2-like, whose protein sequence is MKGCSDHQIFDTKNVAVGQNVTLNCFRDRLWHSTNLFWIRLASQSFPEVLGSTISHDVPTIRKIHNITTKQEPGTFVLHINGAQLNDTAVYYCIKESQQTMTFLKGTFLRVKGPDPGITGVTQDSLSNPVHPGDPVTLQCSVLSNSENRTCTEDHSVYWYRAKPDESHPSLIYSHGNNGNYCERSPEAASQQKCVYSFSRNVSSSDTGTYYCAVATCGEILFGNGTKLDIEVVRHWDLTNTVVILLCVALSISLIVIAFLIYTIKEKHKTSGPENGLQAANAPPLARNRSSNEMEYKAVKYGLRKAITAAKRQYRGKLVGFYSSADPRRMWQGMQHIT, encoded by the exons ATGAAAG GATGCTCAGATCATCAGATCTTTGACaccaaaaatgttgctgttgggCAAAATGTGACTCTGAACTGTTTCCGGGATCGTCTTTGGCATTCAACAAACTTATTTTGGATCAGACTTGCTTCTCAGAGCTTTCCTGAAGTTCTAGGATCAACAATATCTCATGATGTTCCGACTATTAGAAAGATCCATAATATTACTACAAAACAAGAGCCTGGAACTTTTGTTCTACATATCAACGGAGCACAGTTAAACGATACAGCTGTTTATTACTGCATCAAAGAAAGTCAGCAAACCATGACATTTTTGAAAGGAACTTTTCTTCGAGTCAAAG gACCTGACCCAGGCATCACTGGTGTCACTCAAGACTCTTTGTCTAATCCAGTCCATCCAGGAGACCCAGTAACTCTGCAGTGTTCAGTCCTCTCTAATTCTGAGAACAGAACATGTACAGAAGATCACAGTGTGTACTGGTACAGAGCCAAACCGGATGAGTCTCATCCAAGTTTAATTTATAGTCATGGAAACAATGGTAATTATTGTGAGCGGAGTCCTGAGGCTGCCTCCCAACAGAAATGTGTCTACAGCTTCTCCAGGAACGTCAGCTCGTCTGATACAGGAACTTATTACTGTGCTGTGGCCACATGTGGAGAGATACTGTTTGGAAATGGAACAAAACTCGATATCGAAG TTGTCCGTCATTGGGATTTGACCAACACCGTTGTCATTCTGCTATGTGTTGCTCTCAGCATAAGCCTGATTGTTATAGCCTTCCTCATTTATAccatcaaagaaaaacacaaaacctcag gaccagAAAATGGTCTCCAGGCGGCAAATGCTCCTCCTCTAGCCCGGAATCG ATCAAGCAATGAGATGGAGTACAAAGCTGTGAAGTATGGACTGAGGAAAGCTATTACAGCAGCTAAGAGGCAGTACAGAGGGAAGCTGGTTGGCTTCTATTCTTCTGCTGACCCCAGGCGGATGTGGCAAGGCATGCAGCACATCACGTAG